GCTTAGCACCAACTAACGATGAGTAGACCTCGTGGAAGAACAGTTCTTCAAGCCTCACGATTGACCGCCGTCGTCTTCGATCATCTATATCACCATTTATCTTCAATTGGGCCTACCATATCTCCTCTGTCTATACTCCTCTGTCTTCCTACACGTTTCGTGGGGATTGGAATGCCGCATTCATTTGATTTCAGCTATGTCGGAGATCCAAGCATTCCTTGAAGTTAGAAAAAAGGTATACCGACTAGGTTTCtttcaaaatgtttcattGCACTAAACCTTTAGCATTTATATTTACACATATTTTAATCAGATTGTGCATTGTGTTCATTTTCTacaagttttcttttctgtaaCATGCGCTCCCGATGAAGTCACAACTCACTCTATCGCATACTGCACTGATCGCACCGAACACCATTCTTACTAGAATTCAAAACTATTACTGGCAGGTAGAGAAAAGTGGGACATATATGGAGCATATTCAGAGGTTTTCTTACATGCTGTCCGTATCATGCAATTGTCACAAACGAGTAGATTTATGAGATCacaattttcactttcaactTCTTCGATAATCCTTCAGTCAATGAGAATGATTTACTTTTGCCGACCTGCTATGATTTTACAATACACCacggaagatttttttttcttctacctCGCTGCACCATCTTAACTTAGAAACAGTGTTGCCTGTCTCCACCAGTGGCACGTGCTTCAAAGTGAAGGATACTTTATTGGAACGTTTGAATTACCCTCGATCCAGTCATACGATTAACAATCCCGCATCGCTTGCTCATGGGGAAACTTGGATTTTCGTACGCAGTTGCAACTGCGACAGGCACATGGTTCATTTTCTCAAGTTTCTCCATTGCTTTACATCGTTGACTGAACATGAGCATCTATTACTGTTCTTTCCATTCCCTGTGAGGAGCCCATTGTACCTGCTTTGTATTGAATTCTCTCCTCTCGTAATATACGTAGGTTACTactgtgtgaatgtgtgttaCTGTTTGTAACTGCTACTAACAATCGAATTTGCTCCAAGGAGTGGTAACAATGTACGTTTATTAACGATTAAGTATAGCTCTAGCACCTGCACAGAACCTCACCTATCCGCCTTATCGCGACAGGCATCGCGACGGCGCACCTTTCCTCTAAATTTTTACCGTACTGTCACCAACACGTCGTCACCATTACTGTCACTTATAGTAGTGTCGTTTGAGAAAAGAAAGTGCAATAATGTGAAGAAatcaatcaacaaaaaaattaaaattaagaCTAAGTCGGTCGCCATGCACATTAGATGGGATAACGGCCGATACGGATAGTAGCTTAAGGCTGGGTACCACCCTTCTTTTACCGTAACCTAAGCATAAAGTTAACAATCGAATGGCAATGTCTGAATCTGTCTATCAACTAATAATAATGAGCGTGAATCACAATCTCGTAAGAAAGTCCAGCCAACATTCCTCTTGCGCCTGCCTATAACTGATAGCCCTCGTCTACGGAAGAGAAATTCTTTTCGATCGGAAAACCGCTAACACGCGCTGGTACTAATTGTTAGTTActgatggaacggaacgggacatTACTTtgcgccgaaaaaaaaatgattcgcAATTACCAAGCTTACTCGCTGCGTAACACATCTGTAACCGGATTTAGACATAACATGCTGGTCAGTATCGATTATAAACTTACGTTTAACCTTTTGTAGTACTTCAACATTATACGCTGATCTAGAAGAAGTTATAGCTCTGAACAATTCATTATTTTCCCTTTCACTTGTATCGTAGTGCGTCATTGAAATCTGCTATGCTATGGGCGATACTTTCacgctccgatccgattctTATCGCCGGCGGTTACTGTACGGAACCCGCCATTTCTGTTAGATTTCTATCATGCCTGCAATATGACATCATATTCCTCGTGTTAGTGATGATTGTAAAATTGTATTCGCAGTGCTCTATGTTGCCGATCAGTGGATGGCAGTGTAGAGGAaacaacagaaagaaaaacaaatcaaatccaactTCTGTGCAAAGATTCTCACGGAAGGCTGCAACCATTCATACATATttctcaatcatcatcatcgtcatcaaactTAAGTCCCGGTTCCACTTTGATCATTGGTTGATTCGCGATGACCGCCGAGTCGTCTGACGAAGAGATTTCCGGATCACTGTCGGGATAGTTCCAGGATTGAATTTCTGCCGTCCCGAACACCTGATAGATGACATAGGTACTGATCGCGACTACCGAAGAAACGCCAAACACGTGCAACCATTGATTGatgttttgctgtttggaATACCAGATAAATGAGAGTTAGTTTGCTATTGCTTCCCTTATGCCGATATGCCGACCAACACGTACCGAGTCCGTAACCATAAAGCCGGTCACGAGCGGCTGCACGAAGGAGGCCGTCATGTGGATGGTTTGTGCGAATGCCAGCACCGGTCCGGCGAGGTTCGGTGCAATGTCAACGATGTTGGCCATCGCGCCAGCATACGACGCCGTGATGAAGGTGACAGCCACAAACCACAAGATCAGCACCGTAACGATCTGATAGCCAAGGTagccgaccagcagcaccagcacaccgggCACGATTTGCGATAGCGCGGTAAAAAGTTTGCGAACATTCGTCAGCGAGAGCGTCTTACGGTCCATAAGGATGTCGGCGATATAGCAGAACAGCACCGAGGACAGGTACGAACACAGGAACGGTGCCCCAGAAAGGAGTCCGTTCTGCTGTATGTCGAAGCAGAAGATCTTCTGCATGTACTCCGGGCCCGACATGATGAACGTGTAGTGCACCCAGATGCGCCCGAATGTCGTTAGTCCGATTGCCCAAACCGGCATCGAAGTGAAGATACGACGCCACGGTACTCGCATTCCTTGGCCATTCTTAATGTCCTCGCTGACGTTCAGCTCAATGTACTCTAGCTCCTCCGGGGTGATGCGAGGATGCTCCTGCGGTGTGTTGTACGCCAGCAGgtaccaaaacacacaccacaccataccGATCGAGCCGGTCGTGTAGAACACCTGGCGCCAACCGAAGTGAGCAATGATGAACCCACAGAGCGGATACGTTAGTCCGATGCCAATACTGAAGCCCTGGAAACTGCTCATAAACCGGCTACGCTCAACTGGCGGTATCCAGTAGCCAACGATAGCGTACATGGCCGGCCAAGTCAAACCACTCGCGAAACCCTGCACCGAACGTAAGAAGATCACGGCACCATAATGCATATCGGCGGCGTTTGGTATCAATAAACTGCAGGCGGCCGTTATGAACTGCGACCAGCCGAACACGCTCTTCGTACCGAAGTACTGTGTCGCTACACCACCGACTACCTGCGACAGGACGTAGCACCAGTAGAAGGATGATTTGATAATGGCTTGCACCGTCGAGTCCCAGTCGAACTTCACATCGCCCATCACGGACGAATTCTCCAGCAACGTATCGTTCAGCTCACCTAATGATGAGGCGGAGAATGGATTTTCCGATCGGTTGCTCGCAAACGAGCTCATCAGGCTTGAGCTCGAACAATGATCGGTACTGTTGGCGTCTGTAACCGAATCctccaccattgccaccagcgCAAAGTTGATGTCATTGCGCATGACGAACGAAACCAGGAAACCCGACCATGATAGGATGTAGAGCACCACCCGGGCCGGGATAAGGTCTGTGAAAGATTGAAAACAGGCTGTTACAACTCAACTGGGGCACGAAATTAAGCAAAATAAACCAATTTGAAACCAATGCAAACACTACAAGAATCTGGATGAAAATCGTGTTGAGGAACCAAAAAGCTTTTGTGGGTTGAACAATTCAATATTATTAATCTACATGCTTGATATGTTTTCGAATACTTTGCGCCACCCTTTGGACACAATTCTAATGTGTTAGTAGCTCGTGCTGTTAGCTCCCTTCGAAAGGCATCCGTTTCGTGGTTAAAATTCTTATCCATCatattattaaaaacaatttcattcaGCTAGATTTAATGTTAAGAACCAATGCTACCGTAGATAATCAAACTTTCGATTAGATAGGGCTGCTAAAGCTCGAAACTCCAAATTTTTCCTGCGATTCATTGTCTAACCTCTTTGGACGGTGCGTATTTCAGAGTTTTCCATTGTATTGGTCGTCGAACAGATGAAGTTAAAATACACTAGATGGAATCCTTCGAGATTTTTTATGATCGTTCACTCAAGGCTACCCACGGATTTCATCTAGCAGCGGTCTGCATTATCACAATAAACACGTACGATCGATTAAGGAataaaaatgaagataaaGGTTCGGTAAAAGGATGAATTGAATGATCCGATGCTACAATATGCAACACAAACTACTCACCACAGATTGAACGAAAGCATCCAACTTCCGgcattttcggtttcggcaaaAAGTTTACCTCCTTTTCGTCCATCGTTTTGCGTTCAATTTCCAGTTTCAAATTAGTGGCCCAAATGATGGTACAGCTGTGTCAAGTTCCAGTTGTTTCgttctttgtttgctttagTTGTTGTCGTCGCTAGAATCGGTTGTTATTAGCCGTCGTAAGCGCCGTGGCACAGAATAGTGCGATTTTAGCTCATGCAATTTATTGTACCACCCAGCATCGCCAGATCCAACGAAACACGTATCCGGGGTAACATGTGGCGAGGTGGGGATAAGAGGAGGAGGCGTTTCTCTGTGTCTAAAATGTTCCACTTAACAGAACTCGGAATGTAAGCTTCTTGCTCTGTCTGCGATGCGGCGGTTCGTGGTTAGGAATTCTTGTTTGGATTCTTTACGAAATTAGGCACAAAGGttgcgctactgctgctgctgctgttgctgttgctgatggcaaGTCGTATTGAAGTGCAAAACGCGAACCGCAAAAGCTCTGCTCCGCCCGTATAGGTTCCTTAATCTGAAACGGATAAATATGAAACAGAGCAACATCCGTGAGTGACAACCATCAATTGACCGCTCATTAATCCTAGGAAGCAAAGTTGAGAACGATCAATTGAAGAAGAATCAAGTAATTGAATCGTGTGTAACAATAGGGTAGCGATCGGCGGTTCATCTTTCTTTGCGTCAAGATTACACACCGTGGTGCAATCGTACATCGTCCGGttatcatcattgtcatcacGAGGTTGCCAACCATTAACTCCAATTACGATCACTCGATCAACGACCATTCTGGCCAGACAACTGCGAGAATAACCTTCCAACAATTAACCAACTTCCCGCGGAACACAAGCTTCGTCCGGGTGTCTTGGTTGTCCATAAGAGACTAAAGAACCTTTCAGAGAAAGACGCAAAACCTGAAGCAATCATGCGTGTCTTACAATGTTTGGCCCGAGCAACAGCGGACCAAACACACGACTATATATTGGCATCGTAAGATCAAATACCAGCATAAACAATCCGAGTGAGACGGCTTCGATCAACTGATATCATCCTCGCTCAACTGCAAACCACCAAATGTACCACCCAATCCAAGCATCTTAATTGAATCCATTAAAAAGCTTCCAGCTCGCTAGTATGGAATGACCGGGTGCCTGGATGATTAAGGAGCGAGAGCGTCCGGCAAATCGATTGCAATGAAACCGATAGCAACTCGAATCCTTCGGTTCCTTGCATGAACCATATAACCTCTGTAAACACACACCCGCCGTTCTTCGAGTCACACAGACGACTACCAGCAACGCCAGTAGAAGGTCTTCCCCGAATGTCACTCCATTTCCAATCAACAGATTCCTATCGAACGAACAACGATGAGTGCGTTAGATAGTGCCGCACTCGTCCGCATgcccgcatcatcatctaagGAAGTAGGAATCATGGAACAATCTTCTCCCTTGTCCTCGCCTCAGCATTGCTTGGGCAGTATagcgaagcagcagtagtgctaCCCTTCCTTCTTCGTGTTCGTTTTCATTAGAAACTTGGAGCTTCTCCACATACGTAACAATGAGTGAACCATGCGGACCAACTACGGTCATTAGTTAATTAGATTTGTTGTCGCCCAACCGACCGTCACACGCGATCGCATACGAGTTGCGATCAACCAGTCATGTTAGGCCGATGAAACCGGTCACTAGTCCTAGCCTAAGGGTGCACTCGCTTCGAGGTTATGATGAGGGTTACCCGGCTCTGACTCTTACTAGCATGTGCGACTGTCACACATCAATCGAATCAATTGTGGCAAATAATCAAATTATAGTtgtgtttattgaaattcaacAAATTGTAGCCACTGTTCCATACACTCTCAACACGTGCAAAGTATTACACAAAACACTAAACGCATGTTTTACCACCTAACCGTTCGTACAAGATCTATTGAAGCCGCCCACGGTGAGCGCTAGACGTATAATCTGCGATGATATGTCTGGCATGCGTATAACTGAGATGGTAATCATTCTGACCGGGAACTGCCATGTGCTCCGGGACAAGAGGACGACCAAGCCGGCAATTTAGCTACTGTTGTGACAATGTGCGAACACAAATCTCAACGATTACGTGACAATTACAGTGGGCCTTTTATGGTTTGCAAACAATGGGGGTGGGTGGAGCACGGTTAGATGATCACTTTGCAATTGTGCGAAGTAATGGAACAATTACATTTAAATCACCGCCATCAGCTTCCTAGGCTGGATGAATAAACTTTATAGTGCGATGTTTGGTTATGCAAACAGATCCGCAtcttattttgttttggttgaggATTACCCCCAAAGTAGCtgattttgatttcatttgggTTTATAAAAAGAATTGCCACAATATTTCGAACTTCATCGTACGTCGAGACCACACACTTCGGTGATCTCACCCCATCCCGATCGTATTTCAATTTCGAACTGCAGCTGTTATAACCTGCCCGATCCAGGTATTTCAAGATTCAAGATGTTTGTCGCCCGGCTCCATTGGGTCATCTGTTAACACTTCCTTTCTAATGGCACCCTAACTCGGATTGTCACAAAGAGGATGTGACCGCTCCTCTGTGGTGGTTGGCGACAGCGGGAAGGCATAATGAGCACGCCAGTTGAGCATGGTCGGTTCATTTGAGACACTGATCTATCCACGGGCGACGCTCTAATCGATCGGTTGACCGGTTATTATCACAGAAGGTGTGAAGCGAGTTAATGGATTTCGTTGAATTTCAGTACAACAATCTTCTAGAAGCAACGCGCAACTGTCGCTAGCCTTTGCAACATTTTGTGCAATGTTATGTATCAAAAAAGGATAGAAGAAGGATAAAGTTCTCAGTCACTAAAGACCGTTGATGTGATTAGAAGATATTCTTTATACTATTTTTGAATTAGATTTAGATTCCAGTTGAATAATTAGTGTCCATCTAAACATTTCAAATCTCCAATGACCCCATCGGTATTGCGAGATACAAAGTTCTACCAATCCAGAGACATTCTTTCAAAACATCATTTCACAACCCAAACACTATCAGCGTGCTGCACATGGAAATAAACAAACCCTCCCTTTCCTTAATCTGTTTGCTAACGATCGATGATATTcgaagcgttttttttgttttaaaattaatccCTCTTCTTGTTTTATTCCATGTCTTCCGTTTACGGGTTCTACATTTGCATACCATTAGTGCAGCCATAGAGTGATGGTCGCGTTCGATTGGGTCATGGTCAACAACCACGGTCCACTGGCCTGACGCCTGTAgaacgtctgtgtgtgtgtgtgtggcgtgttgtATGCCGGGTATATCGCCGGTGTGTCATTGTGACAAAACAAGAACGTTATCGATACCTCTGATCACCCGAGGGAAACACCCGTGGGAAGCTGCAAGGTTAGGAGGTTGCGATTCCTTTTTTGGGCTTCAGCTTtatcctcccccttcccccttaaATCTTGACCTTCAAGAAAGATTTAGCGAACGAGggagcaaatgcaaatgagaaCACCGGACCAGACACCGAGCAGAAAGCGAATGAAAGGGTTGGTAAGAAAACAGGGAAAAACCAAAGACCGAAATGACGATCGATCGTATCGAGTGTAGGCATTTCAAGGCAATCGGGGCACTGGACACTGCGTCACACTCATTCGACAGAAATGGCTTCTATCCACCCCGGAATGTTTGTAATGCTCGTAAAACGTGCGACGCACGTTCTCAACTAATGTTTATGCCGTTGTTTAAATGCCAAAAGGCGGTGAACTCGGGGAGAGCAACAATTTTAGGAATCTTCAAACGAGCGTTTTGCTATCACTAAGCGATAAAACAAAGCATCGAAATGCCGCCGGAGAGCTTCAAGCTTAGGAAAAACTATCTTAAAACTCCAGAAACTCCATAATATGAACTTGTTTTACTGACCAATCTTCGAAGCGACTAGAGTCCATTACTTTCGAGTCCACGGCTGCTAGTTCGGTTTCCGTTTATGTGTATACACCATGAAAACCGTGCACCCCATCAACAAGCCGCTAACATACTTTAAAGCTAATGCCATTTGTTATCAAATCATTCGATTTGGCACGTATTACCATTCCGGTTTGAACAGAAGAAATCAATCGAGTGCAGCGAGACAAATGAATTGAACGgaacgaacaacaaacaaatctaATCATTAGCACAAACCAATCAAAAAGCGATCACGTTCCACTAGAGGATAATAAAATCGGCGTTGCTCTAGACGTTTCCCGGTTATCCGCGGGCCCATTACAGGCATGCCGGAAGCATCGCTCCCAAAGAAGCGCACATGCCGTCTAGAGCATTGCAAATAACAGCGTTGAGGTAATTCGTACATCGAAAGCACTGATAACGCACAAACGCAGATCCATCATATCACGCGATGCCACCGAGTGGACTATGTCGGCCTTGTCGGCCACGGTTATCACTGAAACTCGCGGAGCATTGGAGCGTTACGCTAGAAAGCGAGTGCGGGCGTTATCAGCATGGGCACCGTATCGGAGGCCAGCTGTGCAAAAAATCCTAATGTTGAGGCACTGTTGGCTGCACGTTGCTTGTGAGAAGCAtagagtggaagtggaagaagaaaaatcaagTAGATTCCAATAGTCTCACGCTTGCTTCCACTACCAGCAAGATAGGACAAGCCCATTCAGTATGACGCATCGTGAGTTGGCACGGCTCGTTAGGCCTGGGTGCAGCACTAGGGTGTGGAAATGGGAGGAAACTTtggaaataagaaaaaatgtTATAATATTTAACATTTAAAGCACCCTatcttaaattaaaaatttcaccgTGCGGCACAGGTtatgaaaaaacaaatattacaACGCTATTCGAAAATAGACTGCAGTTACAGAAACTAaaactaaattaaaaattGGAGCTTCTGTAGACGAAATCGGAAAATGCTATCGAAGCATATCTAGTAACCAATGAAACTGGGCCAAATAACCGGCTACTGGGACTCGCACTTGTAACACGCAAAACGCGACAGCACAATGACCTTTAAACCATCGTCAGACATAACGTCACACAGTCTCATTGCAATGATCGAATGTTTTGAGCAAAGtgcaaacattgcaaaaaCCGGTTCACCGGTAAACGATCGGTTGGCATGGTATTGTATCAATAATATCAATAAACACCCACCCTTCCCGCGCTATAAACACGTGTTGCTTGCGCCTCATTGCGTACAGCCTGTTGTCAATCAATCGGCCAGAATAAGAAGTAATGCGAAAggtggttttgcgttttgtatCTAATGCCGAATG
The sequence above is a segment of the Anopheles darlingi chromosome 2, idAnoDarlMG_H_01, whole genome shotgun sequence genome. Coding sequences within it:
- the LOC125947947 gene encoding vesicular glutamate transporter 3 isoform X2 — translated: MENSEIRTVQRDLIPARVVLYILSWSGFLVSFVMRNDINFALVAMVEDSVTDANSTDHCSSSSLMSSFASNRSENPFSASSLGELNDTLLENSSVMGDVKFDWDSTVQAIIKSSFYWCYVLSQVVGGVATQYFGTKSVFGWSQFITAACSLLIPNAADMHYGAVIFLRSVQGFASGLTWPAMYAIVGYWIPPVERSRFMSSFQGFSIGIGLTYPLCGFIIAHFGWRQVFYTTGSIGMVWCVFWYLLAYNTPQEHPRITPEELEYIELNVSEDIKNGQGMRVPWRRIFTSMPVWAIGLTTFGRIWVHYTFIMSGPEYMQKIFCFDIQQNGLLSGAPFLCSYLSSVLFCYIADILMDRKTLSLTNVRKLFTALSQIVPGVLVLLVGYLGYQIVTVLILWFVAVTFITASYAGAMANIVDIAPNLAGPVLAFAQTIHMTASFVQPLVTGFMVTDSQNINQWLHVFGVSSVVAISTYVIYQVFGTAEIQSWNYPDSDPEISSSDDSAVIANQPMIKVEPGLKFDDDDDD
- the LOC125947947 gene encoding vesicular glutamate transporter 3 isoform X1 encodes the protein MDEKEVNFLPKPKMPEVGCFRSICDLIPARVVLYILSWSGFLVSFVMRNDINFALVAMVEDSVTDANSTDHCSSSSLMSSFASNRSENPFSASSLGELNDTLLENSSVMGDVKFDWDSTVQAIIKSSFYWCYVLSQVVGGVATQYFGTKSVFGWSQFITAACSLLIPNAADMHYGAVIFLRSVQGFASGLTWPAMYAIVGYWIPPVERSRFMSSFQGFSIGIGLTYPLCGFIIAHFGWRQVFYTTGSIGMVWCVFWYLLAYNTPQEHPRITPEELEYIELNVSEDIKNGQGMRVPWRRIFTSMPVWAIGLTTFGRIWVHYTFIMSGPEYMQKIFCFDIQQNGLLSGAPFLCSYLSSVLFCYIADILMDRKTLSLTNVRKLFTALSQIVPGVLVLLVGYLGYQIVTVLILWFVAVTFITASYAGAMANIVDIAPNLAGPVLAFAQTIHMTASFVQPLVTGFMVTDSQNINQWLHVFGVSSVVAISTYVIYQVFGTAEIQSWNYPDSDPEISSSDDSAVIANQPMIKVEPGLKFDDDDDD